From the Candoia aspera isolate rCanAsp1 chromosome 3, rCanAsp1.hap2, whole genome shotgun sequence genome, the window TAATAGgaatgttcgccaccttgagttaaatatatataaaatatattagacAAAAATCTAATAATATTATACAAAAGGGACACAGCGAATCTACTTATGTCTATTACTAATCATAAGCGTATGcaggaaggcaaaggcaaaccgtGTAAGGCTGGGAAATCCGTTCTCGCCCTCCCAACGTCGTTTGCTTACGGATAGACCGGAAGAATCTGCCATAGCGTGGGAAAAGAAGAAACCTAAAACTCCGCTACGCTCAGCGAACGGCCTTATCCAATAACTGACAGCGAGGGAGGAACAAGGGCGGGGACACGGTACCGACAGCCTGATGTttgggttttgctttgtttttttgccCACTCATTGTGCCCTCAATAGAAATAGGTGGATTCCTTCAGGCGCTAACACGTATTTGTCTAGAAGTACAGCCCCTCGCTTAATTTTCCATGCAACGAGCTTCTCCCGCTGACTGATCATTTCCCCTCCTCATCCCCTTTTTCTTGTCCCGCTTTGAACTCTCCGGAAGTGACGGAACCAACGGAAGGAATTGATAGCGCCACTTCCTCTCCTGCGGCTACCCATGCGACGCTCTAGGCTTTTTCTTTAGGCTTGAGCGGTGGCGGGCTTTCAGCCGTGGTGGTGAGGCGctgttctttctttgtctttgatgAGCGGTCGATGAGCTAATGGGGGAAAAGAACTGTTGAACGGAACGGTCAGAAGACGGTTGGGCTCCAGGGGGGGCGGGAATGGTGCGCgcgggggaaaagaggaagaggggagaggTAAACGAGGAAAAGAGGCAGTAAatgctctagaacagtgtttctcaaccttggccattttaagatgtatggacttcaactcccagaattccctagaatgctggctgggaattctgggagttgaagtccacacatcttaaaatggccaaggctgagaaacactgttttagaagaTGGCACGGTGCACTCCAAGAAGCTTGGAGGTTAGACCTGATTCGTGTTTTCCGTGGCTGGGGGTGGTCTTTGAGCTCATAGAAAAGCCCTAAACTGTATGTCAGTCAAAAcactgttcttatttatttttatttctcaaatttatactaccgcccatctgaAACCTCCTTAGAGAGGGTTTGCAAAAGGTCTCCTTTAATTGCTGTGCATTGTTTTCTAAGTTTTGTCATTGTCTGATAGAATCCACTGTATAATTGGTCTTCAGGAAATGATAATATTCACTGCTTAactaattaaaaagaataatggGCTACAAAGTTTTCAGAAAAGCAACAGAACTGTACATCAATATGCTGGAAATATCAAGATACCTGAACAGTGATATGGCATGTTTCGAGAGACTGCAAAGACCTCGCCACCACCAGGCCACCAAGCTTAGTGACTGGCCAGCTTGCCTGAGAAGCCCACAATAAAATCCAACCTATTGTATTAACCCATAAATTCTGCCCCTCTGCCTGATCCCTTTCCTCATATTTGAAGAATGGGCCCTCAGGTTCCTTGGTTATTTAGGAATTAGGATACACTTTGAACTATGCACAGAAATGGGCTTGGGATGACATTGCTGATGGAGGAGCTGAGATACTGCAGGACTCACATTCTACACTATGCCAAAATTGGGGAAAGAGCCCATGAATTAGAAGGAGTATGGTACTGGTAATCTTGAGCTCCAGTGTCCTTGGCTTTTAGGTAGTGCAATCAAAGTCTGATCACTCTGGCTTCCAATGGAAATATACAAAAAACATAGTCATCTTTTACTCTTGGTGTTTAGATCTTATTCTTTCTGAGGAACAACCCCTAAGTATATTTGTTTGGATTAAATCTAAACATACCTATATGAGTTAAAAAAGAGAGCCCTATAAGTGTAAAGCATGGAACCGAAGTGATTATTGACAATTGCTACAACAGTGGGTCCCTTTTATTCTCTTTTAGGTAATGTGAAACGTGACGTTCTCAGACTCCACACAGACTTCATGTATTTCGAAGAGGTACTAAATAGAACTTTAGGGGAAGTGAAAAAGACGTTCCTGAAATTATCATAAGGTAATAAACAGTATTTCATCTTTAAAGGACAAAAGAAACTGTGCTGTAGTTATGGATCAAATAatagtttttgtgtgtgtgtgtgtttgcctaTGTATATAAGTAAATAGATAATTATTAATGGACCAATGATTGAGTTGGTGACAATGCAAATAACAAAATTTATTTCAACAAACAATATGTTTCTCATTAACTAAAAGTATGTTTCCATAGGTGTTATGTTTATGGTTCTCTGGTCTTCAGAAATTTCTAGGAAATTTTCACACACTGttgctcttttattttttccacaaAAACCATTATTTGTATACTTATATCTACCTTATGAAAATACAAGTTAAGCTGTAATATTTACTGGAACTGCAGCTTTTCTGAGTTATGTTTATGATCAGCCAACTCCTGAATATTTGCAAATCCTACTGTATTCTCTCTCTGGGCAAAGAAATATTATTCACTGTCTGAAGCTGAAGGAGCTATTTCGTTTCACAAATAAATCTCTCATATTTTAACATCTAGGGATCCTAATTATAAATAGTTTTGGGAACTAAACTTGAATTAAAAATGGGATATGTATAAAATAACAGTATCTTGGTCTCTTATGTGTTTTTATCACATAAAATAATGCTATTTGGGTTGACTAAGTTAATCCTTAGTAACATTAAACATAAATGTCAAAATTGtaaattattttctgttatttatcTTACAGGTCTGATACAAGTTTTTCAAGATGTCATATATGCTTCCACACTTACACAATGGCTGGCAAGTAGACCAGGCCATTCTTTCAGAAGAGGATCGTGTGGTAGTTAATCGGTTTGGACATGACTGGGATCCAACATGTATGAAAATGGATGAAGTTTTATATAGTATTGCTGAAAAGGTACAATGTTTTACCTGACTTGGAGAAATAAAGTTTTATTGTGCTTTAATCAGATCCAAATAATATGTTAACTTTAGAATATGAGCTTAAGAAAAATGGCATATTTCTGTTACTAaatgttgtatttaaaaaaaaaaatagctaaaagACTGCGATTGAGATGtgaatttttttcccaagagATTCCTTAGAGAAAGATTGgaaaacattttatacatctttgcaCTTCAGTGACTCTCACTGAATTTCAGTATTTTGATTTCAGTTTTAGCTATAACGTCTTTACATAGTGTGAGAATAATTTAAGCCATTTACGTTCTGAAATACAAGAAATGTAATCCAAAAAAGAGGTTTTAGGCTGATTAAGAGGGCATTGATTTGTCATTGGCTATTAGTCACGATGACTATATATATCTTTGAATCCACTTTGCTCAGGGATGTTGCCTTCATATCCAGGTTGTAGGCATCTGCTGGGAACTGCAAGAACCAAGTTTTGATGGACTTTAGTGTAATACAACAACAGGCCTTGTAGGCCTTGTAATATCTTCAGTAATACATTCTCTGCACTGTTGTTTTTGTCTGAGGCTGTTCTTAGATAACATCACACTACAGAAACATGCAAGTGCATTTATCCTTTTTTTCCAGCCACAGGTGACATCCTTACCCAGCATTGCTACTACAAAAACATCCCAGAGGGCACTGTGTGTGGTGGAGGGTTGTATTTTAGTTTGATAGGGATTTATGCATATGGCATGTATCTATTGGAGAGGTAGAAAATGTAGTGGTGACGTGGATGAACAGGGGAAAGAGTATGTGAACTGTTAACACAAGTGACATGTTTTCTGAATTAGGAACCATGGCTTTTGCCCCCAAAAAGGTTAGGAATCAAAAACTAATAACTGGCTTGCAACAAACCCCAAACCTCGTTTAgatggttaaagcatcaggctagaaaccaggagattgtgagttctaattccgccttaggcacaaagccagctgggtgactttgggccagtcactttctctcagcccaaggaaggaggaaatggcaaaccacttctgaaaaaaccttgcaaagGAAGCTGCAGAgatgtgtccaggcagtctcaaaaaattggacatgactgaatggattaaaaaaaatggtttagatAGTACAGTTAATTTTATTCTGCTTATTTCAATTGTTTTTACTGAAAAGGAGTACAGAAATAGTTCGTGCAGCAGTTTATataacaataaaacaggattctcTGACATCCTGATTCATCATTGCATGTGAATGTACCATGTGTTTAGCTGGCATCAGAAAACAAATGTATAGAAGGAGAGAATGGCAAAAGTGAAGAGACTAACTTGAAGGGACAACCTTCATTTAACTTGTAATTACAACTAGAGaggtgcaaaatgttttgagtttGGACTGTTTCAATTTTGAACCAAGACCGTTCTATAGCTCTTCCAACCTTACTGGCTGTATTTTAACTTTGAGTTGGCCATATTTCAAGCTTGAAATATTTCTGGTGAGATTGGAGCAGCCTATTGTGGGCACAAAATATTTTGTACACTTCTAGGTATAACAATAATTTTTGATTTGTGAACAATGTAGGGAAGATTGCAGTGATTTAAtacttacaggtagacctcgcttagcGACGGCTTCGggcagcaactgttcgaagttacaacggtgatgaaaaagtaactttgcaagcaATGTCCATATTTACAACCTTcgtaccatctctctctctcaatcacaTGTTCGCCATTACTGTCAGTatgcgttgtcctgtgcctgacccattttttcctCCCCTTCACAGAGTGAAcagattgcctaaacaagtgaTCGCTTCCTGAGCTacttttctccacagtgcagtgtatccctaaaaagtgctaactgcaagttaacacgctgtgaccttaattagttgctTAGAACCCTCTGGCTGGTGGCTGGCTCACAGCTGCTGCTTGTAATTGAAAAGACTTTAATCAATTTCAtgtctttggtttttgtttggCTCCTAAGTGGCTGGGAGTGCACTAGGCAAACAGCAGGTGTAAGTGCCTTCCTTTcagtgtgtattccccattgtgtaccTGCTTACTCTTTTGTTATCCCTCTCCAATGAATATAAATGCAAACATTGATTCCCTTCTTGTTCATTATCCCAGTACTgggatgagcattccaaagggcagtggAGTGGAGAAAAAGGGCTATAAATTTTGCCCTCTTACCCAGCTTCCTTGTGAATTGAGTTCTGGAAACGTTCCCCACtgtttgggctcacccagctgtttggggttgtatccttctgatggtgtaaagcaaaggaaagctgaagtaaaatcataagcacaatcatggtcatgtgattttccacttagcgaccacatcacttaggcaccaagttgctggtcccaattgtggtcgctagatgaggactacctgtattgtattgCCTATAGGCCATAAAATTGCATGTTGTGGTTACATTGTTATAAGATTTTACTAGTCCGCAATTTGGCATGTTTGCATCTACGTATATAACAGGATAGAAATAGGCTGCTGTGAACAGAATTCTGCTTATAGAGCAAGATATGTTCAAATGCCAGGTTGTAAGGAGCTCTTTGAAAATACGCTCTGGAAAGTTAGAGGAATGTCTTTAAGTGTAGGAAACAATCTGGCTTTGTAAGGAAAAggaattgaatgaataaataaattctatatttGTTTCCTCTGCCTTTCTTCTGTAAAAGATCTGCTGTATCCAAACACTTCCATGAACTGAAAACTCAGGGAAAATTCtaattgtattttatgtatgGTTCTACATtatgaaaatgtaatttaaaaaaaaaactcattgaAGAAAATACTTAAACttctgcataaaataaaataagaaaaccacACAGATAGCAGCAAATGCCATTTGTTGTAATTTGTATGGTTTCAGCAGAAAAGGACAATTCAGTTTTATTAGACTTAAGCATTTATATATTGTCACCCACCAGAGCTCCTAGTTTATAGACAATCAAATAATAATACACTTGAAAATTATAAGAGAGCCCTATTAAAATTtcaacttaaaatatattttcagagctTTGTCCAGCAATTTTGTTAATCTCTGTATTTCTGATGGGAATTTTGGAGCTCATAATGGCCATTGAGAATGTCTGACTTTTAATCATGGCCTGATGAACCAGTAGCAACCAAAGACAGTCTTTTGTGCTGATCTAACAAACAGTCTTGCTAAAGGCACAGTGAACCTAAGCTGTTAGGACTTTTAGGACTCAAAAGGAGATAATGTTTAGACACTCACCATTACTTTGTATTTCACCTAGAAATaaagcagcaaccagtgattATTTTAATAGAGACAATATGGTCTCGCTGGGTTATGCAGATACTAGcttaatttcaaattctacataAGCTAAATCTTCTAAAACACAAATAAAGGCTCTTCAATGCAGTACCATACAGTAATGTGCCAGAATTGAAATATTACGGCTATTGGTTTATGttgatcttttaaagaaaaaaattaaaaaatgttattttattacttGTCAAAGAAAAATTTAAACATTGCCTATGTAACTGCTTCAAGGCCGAGTTAAGAGAAAATATTGAGATACAGTGTTGAAACTGGTCATACAGTAATAGGAATTCTAGTAACTTGGCAGACAAGTTGGCACTTTAACagagggaagaaagagaacaatataacttttgtatttaaaaatctCCCTCTGCAGAAATAGCAGATTATAGAGGGTGACCCTTCCTCATCCTCTTGCTTATGAGCCCTGTTTGGATATCGCTGCTGTACAGAGTGAGTAAACAGTTCTAGTTGTACtacatatttatatatcataCCAAACTGTTGACATGCTGCAGTTGCATTCTGCATCTAGGAAAAAACAGTTAATGCCATCAACATGGCCTGTTTCAATCCTAGTAACTACTTTCCATGGACATTCTAGTCAGTAAAACATTTTCCTCTGCTGGTTTGAATACTTTCCAGCATGAGACTTCTATCTTgaagtataaaaagaaaaacatgaggtTCTAGACCAAAAGTGGTTTCCTGTCAGTTGAGGCAAaaatttttttaattgattttaaattttaGGAAACAGTGCTGCACTATGTGATGCATATTTTCTAAAAGCTAGAATTGATCATCATATCATTTCTAAATTGTCAGTGATCAAAAGTGAAAATCTGCTCTTTAAATAACCATTGTTTTTTACTCATTAAAATTTGAGAATATACTTAATGGTTTTACTATCAACATAAAGGTTGTATGCTCTTTAATGAATTATTTTCAGATTTCTAAAGATGCCTAAGTGGGTTAAGAGTACTGTGTGTGATTTGTAGTGGGAGATAAGCTTTTTCTTCACTGGTAGGCTTACTGCATGTAGATATATTGTGGCAAATATCTGTTAGTACAATAAATTGTTCTAAtacctctctctctatatatatataaaacctgtCAGCTGTAGattatttgaaaaatgttttaaacactTTGCTCATGTTGCTTCCACAAGAACTTTCACTGAAGTTGTAAAGGTTTGGATAAAAGAAGAATGTGATCTCTGAACCACTAGATTATGTGATTTATTCAGATTTCAGCTCAGTGGAGCTCCACTGGTATTTGTGAGGTGCAGGGCAGTATTTGCTACTTTTTGCTGAAATCTTTGAAAATCTATTTATGCAGATTGAGAGGTAGTACACAGAATCTCTAAAGGAAATGGCAGCTAGCAAGAattatcattttctttcctttctttttagcaGGAGGCCTCCACATGAATCCTCCATGAAAGGGAGTACATATTTAAATTTGATTCTCTGTCTTGTTGCTGCctctttaaaattaaacatatggATCTTtagatgtattttatgtaatgcaTATTTAGTATTAGCAAAGTGAATAAAATAAGACTCTGCAAAATACTAATTGTATGAGTAAAATATGGGTTTTAATTAAGtggtaaattaaataataaataatgtatgtAAGTATTCACTTCTCTATTCTTTGTttgctctttaaaaatatatattccaattTCAGTGTTCATTGCCATTATATcctgattttattgcattttgtagATGTTCTACTAAAATTATTAATGAAGCATCACTTCTAAACCAAAAATAGCTGTCATTGGTAAATAGGATTTTGCAGAAATAGGCAGGGTAAGGTGTTTGGTGAGTAACACCTGATAGGATGCATTTGCTCCTTTGTAAAGGTTAAGGTGTTGTATCAGCAAATATGCTTACTACTGAAATTTCTGTGAGTTTTGTAActgaaggaatttttttttatatactgaAAGGCATATATGTGTGATATGAAAAGGGAGTATAAAATAATCTGATATTCCTGTAAAAATTACTTATAGGAAAACTTATGGAAAAAATTGTCTGAACTCTGTTTATTGTTAGGACCTAGATGTTTTAAAAAGACTTGTGATAAATGTACCTAAAATATAGCTATAGTGGTTAACTGTTTCAAGCGTCATGTTCTGGATGTCTTTATGTTCTTGTGTTCTCTAAGAAGTTAAAACCTATGCATGTGTTTCTGTGTGAGTTTACAATATtatgaaaacaaatataattacattataaacacatttttctttcccttaggTGAAAAATTTTGCTGTAATTTATCTAGTAGATATCACAGAAGTACCAGACTTCAATAAGATGTATGAACTGTATGA encodes:
- the TXNL4A gene encoding thioredoxin-like protein 4A isoform X1, whose amino-acid sequence is MSYMLPHLHNGWQVDQAILSEEDRVVVNRFGHDWDPTCMKMDEVLYSIAEKVKNFAVIYLVDITEVPDFNKMYELYDPCTVMFFFRNKHIMIDLGTGNNNKINWAMEDKQEMIDIIETVYRGARKGRGLVVSPKDYSTKYRY